Proteins found in one Paenibacillus dendritiformis genomic segment:
- the liaF gene encoding cell wall-active antibiotics response protein LiaF produces MQHNRGRWFGGLVLIALGAFFMLSQLGYIDISIGELFRTFWPAILIIIGLNSLLHGAFWGVILLGVGGYFLLSNLGYIYMSPGDFFKMLFPLALIVGGVWMLFKKRDYPRPDRERHRRKDWKEDDWGYDAHTQAPPPPPPPPTDYDFDSKFDEQFGTNYTKKEPKKSDFHGQSGSFAGSVPPPPPMGGMSGSPKRDTLHKSAFIGDTHLGSDYWELKPTNLSHFIGDTFIDLTKAQVPYGETKITVSSFIGDVKVFVPNDMDLGVVVTSSSFLGDVKIFDQKKDGFMSSVQMETPYFYEAGKKIRIVVSTFIGDVKVTRVG; encoded by the coding sequence ATGCAACATAATCGGGGACGATGGTTCGGCGGTCTGGTGCTCATCGCGCTCGGTGCTTTCTTTATGCTCAGCCAGTTAGGCTACATCGATATAAGCATCGGCGAGCTGTTCCGCACCTTCTGGCCGGCCATTTTGATCATCATTGGATTGAATTCGCTCCTGCATGGCGCCTTCTGGGGAGTCATTCTGCTTGGCGTCGGCGGCTACTTCCTGCTGTCGAATCTGGGCTACATTTATATGTCGCCGGGCGATTTCTTCAAAATGCTGTTCCCGCTTGCCCTTATCGTGGGCGGGGTATGGATGCTGTTCAAGAAGCGGGATTATCCGCGGCCTGACCGGGAGCGTCATCGCCGGAAGGACTGGAAGGAGGACGATTGGGGATACGATGCCCATACGCAGGCCCCGCCGCCTCCGCCACCGCCGCCGACGGACTATGATTTCGACAGCAAGTTCGATGAGCAATTCGGCACGAATTATACGAAAAAAGAGCCGAAGAAGAGTGATTTCCATGGTCAATCAGGCTCCTTCGCCGGTTCGGTTCCGCCGCCGCCTCCGATGGGAGGCATGTCAGGCAGCCCGAAGCGGGATACGCTTCACAAATCGGCGTTCATCGGCGATACCCATCTGGGCAGCGATTATTGGGAGCTGAAGCCGACGAATCTCTCTCATTTTATCGGCGATACGTTCATAGACTTGACGAAGGCGCAGGTTCCTTACGGAGAGACGAAGATTACGGTCTCCTCGTTCATCGGAGACGTGAAGGTATTCGTTCCGAACGATATGGATTTGGGGGTTGTCGTAACGTCGAGTTCCTTCCTGGGCGATGTCAAAATATTCGACCAAAAGAAGGACGGATTTATGAGCAGCGTCCAGATGGAGACTCCTTATTTCTATGAGGCTGGCAAAAAAATTCGCATCGTCGTAAGCACGTTCATCGGTGATGTGAAGGTGACAAGGGTAGGGTAA
- a CDS encoding GntR family transcriptional regulator: protein MKIIISNVSDPPIYQQIKDQIKDAILYGELKEGELLPSIRALANDLHVSVLTTRRVYDELESEGFITTRPGKGSFVAKENLELLLESKRHMVEVKLTEAWTTARALGISKEELVAMMEILFEEEDQ from the coding sequence ATGAAAATTATAATTTCCAACGTATCCGATCCGCCGATTTATCAGCAAATCAAGGACCAGATCAAGGATGCCATCCTGTACGGCGAGCTGAAGGAGGGCGAATTGCTCCCATCCATTCGGGCGCTGGCCAACGATCTGCATGTGAGCGTGCTGACGACGCGGAGAGTGTATGATGAACTGGAATCCGAAGGATTTATTACAACAAGGCCGGGCAAAGGCTCCTTTGTCGCAAAGGAGAACCTGGAGCTATTGCTGGAATCGAAGCGGCATATGGTTGAAGTCAAGCTGACAGAAGCATGGACAACCGCTCGCGCGCTCGGAATCAGCAAGGAAGAACTCGTGGCCATGATGGAGATACTTTTCGAGGAGGAAGACCAATGA
- a CDS encoding ABC transporter ATP-binding protein, whose translation MNSILDVTGLHKQIGSFSLEDISFSLQEGCITGLVGINGAGKTTTIKAILGLVSADAGRIALFGKDMAGHERELKNRIGIVMDEGYFYEDLTLEEMKSIVAPAYSKWDESAFKQYMSRFSLQPGQKISTLSKGMRMKYALALALSHHAELLIMDEPTSGLDPLVRSELMDILLDFMQSGGKSVFFSTHITSDLDKVADALIFMDRGKIRFVEDKDALLDSHAVIKGDKAALNEETRALFLSLEESHYGFTGLTDNKMAVRQKMNNVLIERPTIEDVMLGYLKGAK comes from the coding sequence ATGAATTCGATTCTGGATGTCACAGGACTTCACAAACAAATTGGTTCATTCAGCCTGGAGGATATCAGCTTTTCTCTGCAGGAAGGCTGCATCACCGGGCTGGTTGGCATTAACGGGGCAGGCAAGACGACGACGATCAAAGCGATCCTCGGTTTGGTGTCGGCGGATGCCGGACGCATCGCCCTATTCGGCAAGGACATGGCCGGCCATGAACGGGAGCTGAAAAACCGGATCGGCATCGTGATGGATGAAGGCTACTTTTATGAGGATTTGACCTTGGAGGAAATGAAGAGTATCGTCGCTCCGGCCTATTCCAAATGGGATGAGTCCGCATTCAAGCAATATATGTCACGCTTCAGCCTGCAGCCCGGCCAAAAAATCTCGACCTTGTCGAAAGGAATGCGCATGAAATATGCGCTTGCCTTGGCACTCTCCCATCATGCCGAGCTGTTGATTATGGATGAGCCTACCAGCGGCCTGGACCCTCTGGTGCGAAGCGAGCTGATGGACATCCTGCTCGACTTTATGCAATCAGGCGGAAAATCCGTCTTCTTCTCCACCCATATTACGTCCGACCTGGACAAAGTGGCCGATGCGCTCATTTTCATGGACAGGGGCAAAATCAGATTCGTGGAGGACAAGGATGCATTGCTGGATTCGCATGCGGTTATCAAGGGGGACAAGGCGGCGCTGAACGAGGAGACGAGGGCATTGTTTTTGAGCCTGGAGGAGAGCCACTACGGCTTTACGGGCCTGACCGACAATAAAATGGCCGTGCGCCAAAAAATGAACAATGTGCTTATTGAGCGTCCGACGATCGAAGATGTGATGCTCGGTTATTTAAAGGGGGCAAAATAG
- a CDS encoding ABC-2 transporter permease, which produces MLLHLVKKDFLLAKKHLAFMLAVAFVFPAFISSKLPVSSSFLAFFITWLYFVYLLFNTVSMMEYKFKGAALLCATPYTRQALVKAKYLFICVLFAGCYLIYTIMALILPSKLELLSAASFAGSFLLFSVIFGILLPFQYHFGYEKSKYVFMIFVFLTPFVSPVIARMAHDSRFSLSLDLPLPSAVQAWLPALLGLLIGWISMRLSITIYSRQNL; this is translated from the coding sequence ATGCTGCTTCATCTTGTGAAAAAAGACTTTCTCCTGGCAAAAAAGCATTTGGCCTTCATGCTGGCGGTGGCCTTTGTATTCCCGGCTTTTATTTCCTCGAAGCTTCCTGTGTCCAGCAGCTTTTTGGCGTTTTTTATTACCTGGCTTTATTTTGTGTATCTGCTCTTCAACACCGTGTCGATGATGGAATATAAATTTAAGGGAGCGGCCTTGCTGTGCGCGACCCCCTATACTCGCCAAGCTTTGGTAAAAGCAAAATATTTGTTCATTTGCGTGCTCTTTGCCGGATGCTATTTGATTTATACGATAATGGCCCTGATACTGCCCTCGAAGCTCGAATTATTGTCCGCGGCTTCGTTCGCCGGATCGTTTCTGCTCTTTTCCGTTATATTCGGGATTTTGCTGCCGTTCCAATATCATTTCGGTTATGAGAAATCCAAATATGTATTTATGATTTTTGTCTTTCTCACGCCGTTTGTGTCGCCGGTCATCGCTCGGATGGCGCATGATTCCCGCTTCAGTCTGAGCCTTGATCTTCCTCTCCCGTCTGCCGTGCAAGCTTGGCTTCCCGCACTGCTCGGGTTGTTGATTGGATGGATCTCGATGCGACTGTCGATAACCATCTATTCGCGGCAAAACCTGTGA